CGAAAGCAGGGCATTGACCGGAGCTTTGACGTAGTCAGGATCGCCGCCCCACTTAATCCTGTCGGCAACCGCGAGCTTCACGCTCTCGATGTATAGATGCAGCGTCTCCGGGTGCTGGAAGATCAGGTCGGAGCCTTTAAAGCCTTCCATGAGCTTTAGCGTTTCCAGTAATTGGAATCCGGTCGAGTTAGGTGGAACCGAGAATATCTCGTAGTCTCGATAGTTGATGCTGATCGGCTCGCACCATTCAGCATCGTAAGTCGCCAGATCTTCTTCAGTGAACTGCCCACCAAGCTCCTGCGCGCCCTTAATGATTCGGCTGGCCAGCTCGCCCCTGTAGAACTCGTCCTTGCCTCCGCTCGCAATTGCCTTTAGTGATTCGGCGAGTTGAGGCTGCCTGACCCTCTCCCCCACCCTCGGGCCGCTTCCATTCTTGACCCAGATGCCTTTTGAAGGAAACATAGACAGTCTTGGGACGGAGTTCCCTATCGACTTGGCATTGAAAGGCGTTATTGGAGTCCCGTTGGCGGCGTAGCCAATAGCAGGCTCGAATAGCTGGTCACGATCGAGTCGACCGTAAGTCTCATGGAGAGTCAGCCAGCCTGCGGCATTGCCCGGGACCAGCGCCGACTTGATACCGACGTCTTTGTCATTCTCTGCGTATTCTTCTGGGTCGGCAGCCGCCGGCATCCTTCCAGAGAAGTTCAGGGCTCGGACCCGGTCTTCAGCCGCGACGTACGCGAGTGCGACACCCACACCTGCGGCGCCGGACATGAACGGCTCGCACACATTGAGGGTCGACGCGACTGCTACGGCAGCGTCAAAGGCGTTGCCCCCTGCCATCATCATTCGAACGCCTGCCAGGGACGCCAGTGGATGGGCAGAAGCCGCCATTCCATTGGTGCCTACCGCCGGAGGACGACCTGCTGGAGGTGTGACTGACAAGCTGACCATTAGGGCACTCCTGACTCGCTGTTCTTCCGACAGGGCTAAACGCTAATGTTCGCACTATGCTATGTCAAGGTCGGCTCTGTTGAGCCGTGGGGCATGAATTGGAGGGGTGCGGCCAATTGACCTACAAGTCAGGTTCCGTTATCACCAAGACCTGATCCGCGTCGACACCTTCAAGGATCTGATCCCGACCACTTGGCCAGAGCACCCTGATTTCGTCAACCGATTCTGAGTCGCCAAGCCCGAACTCAAGCTCGATGCTGTCCATCGACAGGTAGCTGGACCCGGCGCGCACCTCCTGGACTTGCGTGTGAACTCCAGTCGTTAGGTAGACTCTCGCTCCCACCGCATCGGAGTTGCTGCCGGTGCCGTCTATACTCATTCGTCCCTTCAGATGTAGCGATATCCAGTGGTTATCCCCACCACCGTTCATCCATACAAACACGGGCCCCAGTTTTGGCTCCCATGAGCTTGTGAGACTGTCCCAAACGGGACCGCTGCTGTTCGTTCCCACGAGGTCGAGGTATCCGTCTCCGTTCAGGTCGGCATGTGCAAGCGCCTTGCCATTGAGGTGGAACCTGCTGCTGATTCTCTGGCGGTCAGGGTTGAATGAAGGATCGTCCGCGTCGAGGACCGAATAGTCCACATCCAAAATGTCTAACATCTGTGCGCGAACAGTTATGTCCTCAAAGCTCCCCTTCCCATCTCCCCTAAGCATGCGTCCTGCCGCTGGAAAGCTGCTCTTGCCCGGTGGCCCTTCAGAGCCCAGCCAGTAGACGTCCTGATCTCCATCGTTATCGTAGTCGAAGAAGGTAGCTCCGTAGCCGAAGTCGTAGGCTGACAACCCGGTCGGCTGTTCCCAATCCGGGTGTATCCTCTTACTGTCGAGTGATCTTGGGGGCATCAGCGGACTCGGTGCGACGCTGGTCTGGGGGGCCACATCCACGAATCCGCCGATGAGACCCACACCCTCCACTTGACTGGAGCCATCGTTTCTCAGCAAATAGTGGAGACACGTGCCCCAGTCAAATCGCTCTGTGTATCTACAGTCACCGCCGGGTTCCTCCTGAGGCTCAAACAGCCGCAGGTGAGAGCCAGCGTTGGTCACGAACAGGTCTAAGTCCTGATCCCCGTCGTAGTCGCCTACTGCAAAACCCATCCAATTGCCTGACTTATCAACGCCCATTGCCTCAGCCACGGGTGTGAACTTCACGTGACCTGGGGTGGAGTCGTTTCGGAAGACATAAGGGCGATGGCCGTCATTAGCGACCCACAGGTCTGGGTCCCGGTCATCATCGTGGTCGAAGAACAGCACCGCGTGCGTTCGTCCGGACGGGTCAGCTACTCGATTTCCCTGGGCATCCAGGAGGCTGGGGTCGTATCCCTCGTACTGTAGCCCGGTATCCGGGTCGGTGTAGTAAATAGGTCTACCGTCAGGGTCCCGTAGCATGATTGGACCGCCATCCACACCTGCATCCTTCGCAATCTCATCAAACGTGAGGTCGCGATTGTTTAGGTACAGCACATTGTAGTGGCCAGCATGGGATGCCTGATCAAACATAAACCAGTCTTCATCAACGGCATTTCCGACGTAGATGTCCAGCCAGCCATCGCCATTTACGTCGGCGCAGGCGGCACTCGATGCTGAGCGGAGATTTACTTCTCCACCCAACGCAGACGCCGTGATGTCCTTGAACGCTCCGTCCCCCTCGTTCACCAGCAATCGATCACCGATTACCCCCTGAAGGTGCCGCGAGTCGGTGTCTGCACCCTCTGCCGATCGGAAGTCTAGGCCATCGCCAATGATCCCCCTGGCTCCAACGTACAGGTCTTTGTACCCGTCGTTGTTCAGGTCGCACGCAATCGCTCCACTGCTGTTCTGGATGGTGAGGTCGACGCCAGCATCTCCTGAAACGTCTTTGAACGTTCCATCTCCCTGGTTGTCGTACAGGAAGTTCGAGTGATCAGCATGCTGGGTAACATAGAGGTCCTGGTCACCGTCGTTGTCATAGTCGAAAACAACGGCCGAGGGGCGATAGTTGGAGACCTCGAAGCCATCCTTTAGAGCGAGAGGAGCAACATTAGTAAAGGGCGTGATGTCTGAAGCGGCAGTAGCCTCTTCCACAGCAGCGGGCACCTGGGTATCGGGGACCGGAGTCGAAACGGCGACCTGGGGCACTGGAGTCGAGGCGACACTCGCCACGCTTGGACTCGATACCGGAACTGCAACAGGCTGAGGCGCGTCATCAGAGCATGCAAAGACGAAGATCCCAACGGCAATCGTCAGTACTGCGGTCAGGATCCTCAAGTTGCCTCCCAGAATAGCCCCAACTTCAGATGTAGGACTGGCGTCCAGAGTCAGAGTTTGGCGAGCACCTGGAGACATTGGATCTAGGAACCTTCTGCAATTCCGGCGGTCATATCTGCCGGAGCCGTGGGTCCAGCTTATCTCTCAACCAGTCGCCGAAGAAGTTCATCGAAAATACGATCAGTAGAATCGCGCATCCCGGGAAGAATGAAATCCACCAGTCAGTGGCGACGTACTGTCTCCCCTCCGACACCATGCTGCCCCACGAAGGCTGCGGAGGTGGAATGCCAACGCCGAGGAAGCTGAGCACTGACTCCGTTAGAATCAGTGAGCCTACCTGTAGAGACGATAGCACCATGACCGTGTTAACAACCCCGGGCAAAATGTGCTTGAGCGCTATTCTGAGCCCTGACGCCCCTGCGACCCTTGCCAAGGCGACGTAGTCCGTAGTCTTTAGTTGAAGAGTTTCAGCTCGTACCTGTCTTGCGAAGGGCGCCCAGGTAAACAGGGCCAGCAGTATGATCACAAGCTCCAGACTCGGGCCCCAGACCACTGAGGCCACCAGGGCCACAACGATGAATGGCAATGCGAATACGAAGTCCACAAGCCTCATCAGCGCCTCGTCTACCAAGCCTCCAAGGTAGCCTGAAACAAGTCCCACTACGGTCCCAAGGGCAGCCCCGGCTACAAGCACAACAGAGGCTACTAACAGGGATATGCGTGCACCAAATATCATTCTGCTGAGAACGTCACGCCCTATGTGGTCAGTTCCCAACAGGAACTTCGACGAGCCCTCCTCATCCCAGACAGGAGGAACTCTGACGTCAACCAAGTCCCCTTCCAGCGGATCGTGCGGGGATACGAGCTCTGCGAAAACTGCGACAAATACCAGGATCAGGACGATAGCCACAGGGATTACGGGCCAACGCCTGAACGCCTGGAACATCGTCACAAGTCGATTAGTTGAAGGTGCGAACTCGCGTGAGATGGCCCCAGCATCCGACCCGGCGCTATTCATAGCGAATTCTCGGATCGAGCACACCGTAGAGTACGTCGGCGACCAGGCTGGCAGCAAGGAACATCATACCGAACACAAGAGCCAGGCCAGTTACCAGCGGGAAGTCCGTGTTGAGAGCCGCATTTACTGCAAGCCTTCCAATGCCCGGCCAGGCAAACACGGTCTCCACAACCACAGTGCCGGTCATGAAACCGGCGAGGAGTATCATGGCGTATGTGACGGGTGCGATCAGAGCGTTCCTGAACGCATGTTTCCACACGATTGTGCCAAAGCTTACACCTTTCGCTCTCGCCAACTTGACGAACTCGCTGTCAAGTACCTCAAGCATCGACGACCTGGTAAGACGAAGAAGTCCAGCGGCCGGCAGCCAGCCCAGTGTCGCAACAGGGAGGACGTAGTGTTGCCAGTCGCCCCGTCGAGAAGTGGGGAGCCAGTCCAGTTGAACGCTGAATATGATAACCAGCACGATTGCTATCCAGAACGGCGGGACCGACTGTCCAAGCAGAGCGAAACTGCGTCCGGCATAGTCCCAGGCCGTGCTTCGCTTGACTGCAGAAAGTACACCTAGCGGGATCCCCAGGACCATAGCTGTCATAAAGGAAATTCCCGATAGTTGCAGTGTCGCCGGCAGAGACTCAAGAATCATGTCGAGCGAATTCCGCTGGTAGTACACGGAGGTCCCAAAGTCTCCGCGTACCGCCTTGGCGACCCAGATTATGTACTGAACAACCAGGGGCTTATCCAGGCCCATCGCCTTCCCCTGGGCCTCCCAAGCCTCGGAAGTGGTCCTGGTGTACTGCGTCATGTACAGGTACCGCGGGTCTCCCGTGGCATGGGACAACGAAAATACAAGTATGGTCAGTCCAAACAGAACGACCACTATCGCGGCAAATTTTCGAAGGATTAATCTTCGCATAGTCGGGTGCCGTAGGCTCCCCTCAGCTATTGGCAGTCAGGCAGCGACCAAGGGAGAGGCCGCTGCCTGAAGTCTGTGTCAATTCTATCGCTGAGGCCGAAGCCTACTTGTCGATGACTACCGTAGCGGGATTATTGAAGCTGCTTCCCCAGTAAGGGTGCCACTCCTTGATCGTCGGCAGTTTCACCCAGAAACTCTTGACCGTCACTACCCCGGCATTTATATGCCAATACGACATATAGTTCTGGAAGTGGATGCTGTTCTCGATCCTCTTCTCCAGATTTGGCTCAATGTCGTTCTCGTAGTTCACATCGCAGATTACCGCCGGCAGCTCAGCGCCACCTAGGTGTCCTGGAGTAGGACAGAAGAACGGAGCCTTGGTCCCTCCTGGAGGCATGCCCCAGCCGTGCAACCACGGAACGTCCATTTCTTTCGTGACTGTCTCAGGTCTTCTGGAGGCGTAAGGTGATTTGTCCACCGTGACATCCAGGTTGAGGTTCTCTCGCCACATCTCGCCCACGGCATCCGCCACTTCTGGGTCCCATGTGTTTGGAACGCTTTCCGTAGCCCAGAAGACGACCGGGAAGCCATTAGGGAATCCGGCCTCTGCGAGGTATTCCTTTGCCATGGCAGGATCGAATGGGACTGTCCAATCTTCCTGGAAGTTCTCATCCCCTGGTGGGAACTGCGTGTGCATAGCCGTGTACGCTACATCACTGAAGCCGTCCATAACGTTGTCAACGATAGCCTGGCGGTCGATGGCCATAGACATTGCCCAGCGAACTTTCCTGGGCCCTTCCATTTCAGGGCAGACTGAGCCCGCAGGCGGAGGCAAGGCCGAGAACAGCGCATCATAGTCGCAGCCCTCGCCATACGGGTTACCAATCCAGGGATGCTCTTCGTCGGGAAGGAATCCAGGCCTCGGATTGGCAATCAGGTCAGGTTCTTCACATTCAGGGCATACCTTTGCCCAATAGTTGCCCGAGAAGTAGATCGTATTCGGGTTGGGCAAGCCCATGGGCACCGCAATACCGCTGGTGTCATCGACTATCCCGGCTACTTTCTTCACTGAGATCTTCGTGATGTCAACTTCGCCGGTGCGGATCGCGGCTTCACGAGTCGCATCTTCCGGCATCTCGTATATGTTCAATGTCTTGACGTTGGGGACTATCCGCCAGTGGTCGACGAGCGCCTCTGCCTGAATCTCGTCGTTCCCAACCCACCGGTTGGCCTTAAACGGGCCTGTCCCAATCGGAGTCGTAATAAAGTCAGCCTCACCCATTTCCTCGAAGCAGTGCTTGCAGGTGATTCCGAACGTGGAGTCCCAGCCAAGTCCACCGTGGAGAACGCCCCAGGTCGGGCTGAATTCGCCAGGAACGACATTCATCTGCGCGGTGAACTCGTCTATGACTTCCCAACCTGCTCTGTGTCCAGGCGAGAGCTGCTCGCCTGCATTGCTGACCGAACCCGTCTTGAAAGCGTTGTTGAAAGTGAAAACGACGTCCTCAGCCTTTAGTTCGCCCCAGTCGTCGTGCCACATGATTCCGCGTCGAATGGTCAGCGTTGCGCTGTTCATATCGTCAGCGATCGTCCATGACTCGGCAATCTCCGGCTCATGAATCTCCTGTGAAGGGATCGTTCCCGGCTCAGTGAACTGGGCCCTGAAGATTCCCTCAAAGATCTGGAAGTCCGTACCGGGTCCGCCAACGGTTCCGTTTGCGTCTTTCTCTTGTAGCTGCACCAGTGGGTGCAGTAGCGGGACACCGACGTAGAGTTCACCCTTCGGTTCCTTGTCCATGGCCTGTGGCGGAGCCGGAGCAGGCACTGCCGTGGCAGCAGGAGCGGGAGCCGCAGGTGCCGAGGTCGGAGCCGGCGCGGCAGGGGCCGCTGGGGCCGCCGGTTCGGCCTCTTCTTCGCTGCTACAGGCGATCACCATCAGAACGGCGATTGCGCCGAGAACCAGTACACACAGAGGCACTGAAAATGCCCTGCGTCTGAAGTAACCCATTAAAGCCTCCCAAAGGTGCTATGTGTCGCTCGAATCCGTATGGTCGAATTCCCGCTCTATGAGGGTGAGCAGACAACTACAGCGGAACTTAAATAGTGTCCGCATTGGGTGCAAAAATACGTCGGCACTGGATATATGTCAAGTTTCCGCACTGGCTCTCTACCGGAGCACGTTTACGTTCCCTTATTGCCCGCAAAACAGTCTAATCGTTACAATGTGGAGCGTTGGCGGTAGTCGGGGCGTAGCGCAGTCGGTAGCGCGCCACGTTCGGGACGTGGAGGTCGCTGGTTCAAGTCCAGTCGCCCCGACCAGGCGGGTCCGGTCATCTTGAGCCCGCGCTCTGCTTCGGGTCGCACTGTCATCGGAATGGCCGGTGCCAGTGGATTATCTCGGGGAGACGATCTACTTGAACGGCGATGACGGCCGCGTCGGCATCCTGATGGGTGGCGGCCCAGCTCCGGGCATCAATAGCGCAATCAGCGCCGCTACCATAGAGGCGGTCAACCAGGGTTACGAGGTAGTCGGTATACTGGACGGCTTCTCTCACCTGATGGAGGGCCGCACCGACATGGTAGTTCCTCTCAGTATCGTCGATGTCGCTCAGATCCATCATCGCGGTGGCTCGATAATCCGCACTTCCCGTGCCAACCCTACACGCAGACCCGAACACCTCGAAAACACCGTGAGCGCTCTTCAGCGTCTGGGAGTCTCCTACCTGGTTACCATTGGAGGCGACGACACCGCCTTCAGCGCGTCAGAGGTCTCCAGTCATGCTGGCAACCGCATCAGAGTTGCCCACATTCCTAAGACAATCGATAACGACCTGCCGCTGCCCGGTAACATGCCTACCTTCGGCTACGAGACGGCCCGACATCTGGGAACTGAGATCGTCCGTAACCTGATTGAAGATTTCAGGACCACCAACCGGTGGTATCTCGTGACCGCAATGGGACGCGCCGCCGGCCACCTCGCGCTCGGCATCGGCAAGGCGGCTGCCGCCACGCTAACCATAATTCCGGAGGAGTTCCCCGGAGACCGCATCAGACTGAGCCAGGTGTGCGACATCCTGGAGACAGCCATCTTCAAGCGTAGGGTCATGGGGAAGAGCCGGGGGCTCGCGGTGATTGCAGAGGGCGTGGCCGAGAGATTCGATCCTGAAGAGTTGGCGAGCATTCCAGGTGTGGAAGTATCCAGAGATCAGCACGGCCACCTGAGGCTTGGCGACATCCAGTTGGAAAAGGCGCTCCGACGGGAGATTCAGACGCGATTCGCTGTACGCGGGGAGAACCTCCAGATTGTGGACAGCAATGTTGGATACGAACTGAGATCGTACCCACCTATTCCGTTTGACATCGACTACACTCGCAGCCTTGGCTATGGTGCCGCAAGATTCCTGCTCGGTAGTGCAGAACAGTCTCCCGATACTACTGGAGGACTGATCTGCCAGGTAAACGGGAAGATTGAAGTCCTCCCATTCAGCCAGCTCAGGGACCCATCCACCGGACGAACGAAGGTGCGGACTGTAGACATTCACGGCGATGGCTACCGGATAGCACGCAAGTACATGATCAGGTTGGAAAAGTCAGACCTGAAGGATCCCAACATGTGTCGCAAACTGGCCGATCAGGTAGGCATGACGCCCGACGCCTTCGTCCAGAGGTATGGCGGTGTGGTAGAGTTGGCCGGCGCCAATTAGTTTCACAGGATATGAGGGATGACCGCTGAAACGCTAGTCCGGACCGCCCAGACGCTTGTTGCCCCTGGAAAGGGAATTCTCGCTGCTGACGAGAGTACACGCACCATAGGCTCCAGATTTGTCCAGCTTGGCATAGAGAACACCGAGGTCAACCGTAGAGACTATCGTGAGATGCTCTTTACAACTGTGGGTATCGACGATCATATCAGTGGTGTGATTCTCTACGATGAAACACTTCGGCAGAATGGCGCGAGCGGTACATCCATCGTTGAGATGCTCTCGCGACGAGGAATACTGGCAGGCATAAAGGTCGATACCGGTGCCAAGGATCTTGCAAATGCACCGAAGGAAATGGTCACCGAAGGGCTCGACGGGCTTCGTGACCGGCTCAGTGAGTACAGGGAAGTAGGCGCGAGATTCACCAAGTGGCGGGCAGTCATCAATGTCGGCCCTACAATCCCCACCGACTACTGCATAGAGGTCAACGCGCATGCGCTTGCCAGATATGCTGCCCTGGCGCAGGAGGCTGGCCTTGTGCCGATAGTCGAGCCGGAGGTCATGATGGCCGGCACTCACGACATTGACCGGTGCCAGGAAGTGACAGAGTTAGCCCTTCAACGCACGTACGCCCATCTGCTGTCGCAGCGTGTGCTACTAGAGGGCACGCTCCTGAAGCCGAATATGGTGGTGTCCGGCAAAGATTCATCAAACAGGGCTGGCGTCCAGGAGGTCGCACTCAGGACCGTTGAGACCCTGATGAGGTCCGTACCGGCTGCCGTACCTGGAATCATGTTCCTGTCCGGCGGGCAGGGAGATGAGGAAGCCACCAGTAACCTTAACGCTATCGTGCTCAGAGGCCGAGAAGTGGGTGTTCCGTGGGAGCTTAGCTTCTCGTTTGCACGGGGCCTTCATTCAGCCTCCTTGCGAGAGTGGGCTGGCGATGTCGCGAATGTCGTGAAGGCCCAGACAACTTTCCAGACACGGGCGCGCCTCACTGCCGCCGCCCGGCGGGGAGAACTGTCCGCTCAGTCGGTCGCATCCTAGTACCAGACTGAAGCAATTACCGCGGGACCGTCTCTAGGGGACGTCCATTGTCCTGAGCCGCCATACTGTCAGCAGCCAGAAGGCAACGGCCACCAACGCAGCTCCAATGAGCGCCACCGGCATGTCGATAGTCTGCTCTGCCACCGCCTCAAGTGCACTGTCGCTAAGCCCATACATGACAGAGAGGGCGTAGGCGCTCACACTCAGGTACTTCACCCCAGGGACCAAGGCACTGATGACACCCTCCCACAGGAAGACGTAGACAATCGCAAAGGCTAGTGCTCTCGTTGTTATGAGTCCTGCCCAAGTGAAGACTGCTGCGTAGGCTGCGGCTCCGACAATTGTACCCGCACACACGGCGGCTACCGTGGTCACATCGCCATCCATGCCGACGTAGATAGTGACAGCGGCGCTCACTACTACCAGCGGCGCTCCGATCAGAACCGGCGCAGCCAATTTGGAGAGCGCGATCTTCCACCTCGCCGCGGGTGTCATGATGATGAAACTCAGAGTCCTGTCCTCTAGGTCGTTTCCGAAGACGGTGGTGGAGAACGAGATCATCACGATCGGAAGTACGACACCGACAATCAGGGCGTTTACTATGGCATTTACGAAATCCCCAGGATCCCCGTCCCCATCGGAGGCCGTGAGACGCAGCAGCACCGTCAATGCAACTGGGAGCAGCACGAGCAGTAGGACGATAAGTAGACGCCGAACCCCGGTTATCTGCCTGAGGGACAGCCCAAAAACGGGTCCCATCTAACGTTCCACCATGTACTCGAAGAGGCTCTCCAGCGACTCGTCCAGCGGCTCTACTCTCGTCAGGCGAATGCCTCTCTCCTGGGCTAGCTTGGGAATAGAAGTCTGAAGAGCCGCCACGTTACGACTGTGGACAATAAGAGAACGGTCGTCGGAAAAGGCAACAGAGTCCACGGTGTTCATGCCAATGATCGCAGAGGCCATCTCGTTGGGACGATCGACTACTACTCGGAGCTGGTACGCGTGTTCATCCAACCTCGCCCTGATCGCGCGAAAGTCTCCCGATGCCGCGAGCTTTCCGCTGAGCATGAGTAGGATCCTTCCAGCGAGAGTCTCTACTTCCTCTAGGATGTGGGACGAGATCAGAATGGTCTTGCCATCAGATGCCAGTCGTTCCATGGAGTCCTGGAACTCGATGCGCTGACGCGGGTCCGTGCCATTGAGTGGCTCATCCAGGATGATCACTTCCGGGTCGTGGACCAGCGCGGCCGCCAGCCGCATTCGCTGTCTCATGCCCCTGGAGTAGCCGCCCATAGACCTGTTCTGGACGTCCTGAAGTCCGACCATCTCCACTGCTCTATCGACGGCATTTGATACGTCGGCTACCTCGTGAAGCTTGGCCGATGTTTCAACGAACTGGCGACCGGTCAGAAAAGGATAGATTGACTCGTGCTCGGGCATGAACCCTACGCGCCGATAGAGTCCCGGGTTGTCCCTTACCGGCTGATCCAGGACGTTGACAGCACCTCTCGAACATGCGCTCAGGCCAGCGACCAAGTACAGAAGTGTCGTTTTTCCCGCTCCGTTCGGTCCGAGCAACCCAGTGATGCCGGGATATACCTCTAGAGAGACATCGTTCACGGCAACAACATTGCCATACCACTTCGACACTTCAGATACCTCAATTGAGGCCCTGAGTGAATTCAGCGCTCCTTCTTGCATCAAGTCACTAGCCTTCTATAGCGGCTCCACAGAACTGCTGCCGGGACCGAGACTATGACGATCCACCACACCACCGCTACAGAGGGCGGCAACGGGATTAGTTCTGTCTCAGGAGTTAACTCCTCTTCATACTCGCCAAAAATCAGGTCACTAATCTGCAGCGGAATGCCTCCAAAGTCGAGCAGTCGTGCCCACCTTCCCACGATTCCGAGCTCGGGTTCGCAACCAGTGTTTGAATTGTCGAGTCCTGCGAGGCCGCCGCTCCCAAACGTCACGGCAAGGCTAGCCCCAGACGTGGAATCAGAGTTCGCCTGCCGGCCCGATGTGCTCTGTTCCACATCGGGTGAAGTTACACAGTCGATCTCACTAAGCGCAGCTACCACAACCGTGGTAACCACGAACAGACCTATCACCGCCAGCGAAGCGTAGGCTCGCCTCGTTGTAAGTGACGCAGCCGCGAGAGGTATAGTCGTGGTCACAGCAGCGATAGCCAGTCCAGCCAGTAGGAATCTCGGAACGTGCGCCCAGTTCTCTCGAACATATGCAAAGGGCTCTTCTGAACCCATTGCCAGCCCGGTGAGGAGCACCACCTGTCCTGCGTATATGAAAACGAGGCTGACCGCAAAGAAAGACAGCCATCTGCTTGCCACATAGTCATTCGACGACAGCGGACGCACCAGGTACAGGTTAATCACGCCACTCTTACGGTCTGAACAGAGGAGTTCAGGGGCGATGATTGCAGCAAAAATCAGTAGAATCGGCGAGACAATCGCATAGTAGTCCTGAGGTCCAGGGAGGTCCAGCACATCGGCAAACACCTCTCCCAGCAGTCCTGCCATGATGGACAGAATCGCAGCCGGGGCCATGACCGCCACGAGGAAGAGCACTGGCAAGACCTTGGCCCACGCGCCTCGGCCTAGTCCAAAACAAGTCCGAACGCCGTTCACGAAGAGTGCTCTGCGCGCCCGAGTTCTTCCTTCTCTGGGACCGTCATAGTGGCGATATCCGAGGTCGAAAACCTGGCCCTCGGGAGTACTCATTCCGACCCATCTCTGAATATGTCGGACAGACGGCGGCGGCGCGGACCCAGTCTCCTGAGCCTCGATCCTGCTTCTACAAGGGCATCCCTGATCTGATCGTATTCGGAATCACCCACGCCCTCCACAGCAACGGAGACACCGTCCACAGACGCTTCCAGTCCACGTGCCGACAGCGTTGCAATAAGCGATTGCACATCGTCGTAAACGTCAATGTAGACAGTCTCTGACTCTGCGGTGAATCCAGAGACATCGCCAGCCGCAGTGACTTCCCCGCCCTCCAGCACGATGATGCGGTCGCACGTTGTCTCGACATCTCCCATGAGGTGAGTGGAGAGCATGATGCTGATTCCGAATTCCTTGCCAGTCCGCCGGATCAGCGCCAGCATCTCCTCACGTCCCACGGGGTCCAGTCCAGCCGTTGGTTCATCCAGAAAGACCATCTCGGGATCATGTACAAGAGCCTGCGCGAGCTTAACTCTCTGCTTCATGCCAGTGGAGTATTCCCCCATGGAACGGTACCGCTCTTCGTCGAGACCAACGTGTCTGAGGATGTCTGCAGTCCGGCTGCGCGCGGCACCAGTCGGGAGTCCACTGATCTGCGCCATATGTGCCAGGAACTCGGTGGCTGTCAGCGGCAATGGAAGACATTCATGCTCTGGCATGTATCCAAGGTGGGTACGCGCCATTACATTCTCGTAAGGCTTCTCCCCCATGACGGTTGCAGAACCCGACGTCGGGATAAGCAGGCCGAGGAATAGCTTCATGGCCGTACTCTTGCCCGCTCCGTTCGGACCAAGAAGCCCAGTGATGCCACTTTCAACGGTGAAGTTCACACTGTCGAGGGCAAGTGTTGAACCGTAGCGCTTGGTGAGGTCAGTGGCTTC
This region of Dehalococcoidia bacterium genomic DNA includes:
- a CDS encoding ABC transporter ATP-binding protein — encoded protein: MQEGALNSLRASIEVSEVSKWYGNVVAVNDVSLEVYPGITGLLGPNGAGKTTLLYLVAGLSACSRGAVNVLDQPVRDNPGLYRRVGFMPEHESIYPFLTGRQFVETSAKLHEVADVSNAVDRAVEMVGLQDVQNRSMGGYSRGMRQRMRLAAALVHDPEVIILDEPLNGTDPRQRIEFQDSMERLASDGKTILISSHILEEVETLAGRILLMLSGKLAASGDFRAIRARLDEHAYQLRVVVDRPNEMASAIIGMNTVDSVAFSDDRSLIVHSRNVAALQTSIPKLAQERGIRLTRVEPLDESLESLFEYMVER
- a CDS encoding fructose-bisphosphate aldolase class I, whose amino-acid sequence is MTAETLVRTAQTLVAPGKGILAADESTRTIGSRFVQLGIENTEVNRRDYREMLFTTVGIDDHISGVILYDETLRQNGASGTSIVEMLSRRGILAGIKVDTGAKDLANAPKEMVTEGLDGLRDRLSEYREVGARFTKWRAVINVGPTIPTDYCIEVNAHALARYAALAQEAGLVPIVEPEVMMAGTHDIDRCQEVTELALQRTYAHLLSQRVLLEGTLLKPNMVVSGKDSSNRAGVQEVALRTVETLMRSVPAAVPGIMFLSGGQGDEEATSNLNAIVLRGREVGVPWELSFSFARGLHSASLREWAGDVANVVKAQTTFQTRARLTAAARRGELSAQSVAS
- a CDS encoding 6-phosphofructokinase — translated: MGGGPAPGINSAISAATIEAVNQGYEVVGILDGFSHLMEGRTDMVVPLSIVDVAQIHHRGGSIIRTSRANPTRRPEHLENTVSALQRLGVSYLVTIGGDDTAFSASEVSSHAGNRIRVAHIPKTIDNDLPLPGNMPTFGYETARHLGTEIVRNLIEDFRTTNRWYLVTAMGRAAGHLALGIGKAAAATLTIIPEEFPGDRIRLSQVCDILETAIFKRRVMGKSRGLAVIAEGVAERFDPEELASIPGVEVSRDQHGHLRLGDIQLEKALRREIQTRFAVRGENLQIVDSNVGYELRSYPPIPFDIDYTRSLGYGAARFLLGSAEQSPDTTGGLICQVNGKIEVLPFSQLRDPSTGRTKVRTVDIHGDGYRIARKYMIRLEKSDLKDPNMCRKLADQVGMTPDAFVQRYGGVVELAGAN
- a CDS encoding ABC transporter substrate-binding protein encodes the protein MGYFRRRAFSVPLCVLVLGAIAVLMVIACSSEEEAEPAAPAAPAAPAPTSAPAAPAPAATAVPAPAPPQAMDKEPKGELYVGVPLLHPLVQLQEKDANGTVGGPGTDFQIFEGIFRAQFTEPGTIPSQEIHEPEIAESWTIADDMNSATLTIRRGIMWHDDWGELKAEDVVFTFNNAFKTGSVSNAGEQLSPGHRAGWEVIDEFTAQMNVVPGEFSPTWGVLHGGLGWDSTFGITCKHCFEEMGEADFITTPIGTGPFKANRWVGNDEIQAEALVDHWRIVPNVKTLNIYEMPEDATREAAIRTGEVDITKISVKKVAGIVDDTSGIAVPMGLPNPNTIYFSGNYWAKVCPECEEPDLIANPRPGFLPDEEHPWIGNPYGEGCDYDALFSALPPPAGSVCPEMEGPRKVRWAMSMAIDRQAIVDNVMDGFSDVAYTAMHTQFPPGDENFQEDWTVPFDPAMAKEYLAEAGFPNGFPVVFWATESVPNTWDPEVADAVGEMWRENLNLDVTVDKSPYASRRPETVTKEMDVPWLHGWGMPPGGTKAPFFCPTPGHLGGAELPAVICDVNYENDIEPNLEKRIENSIHFQNYMSYWHINAGVVTVKSFWVKLPTIKEWHPYWGSSFNNPATVVIDK
- a CDS encoding ABC transporter permease subunit, giving the protein MSTPEGQVFDLGYRHYDGPREGRTRARRALFVNGVRTCFGLGRGAWAKVLPVLFLVAVMAPAAILSIMAGLLGEVFADVLDLPGPQDYYAIVSPILLIFAAIIAPELLCSDRKSGVINLYLVRPLSSNDYVASRWLSFFAVSLVFIYAGQVVLLTGLAMGSEEPFAYVRENWAHVPRFLLAGLAIAAVTTTIPLAAASLTTRRAYASLAVIGLFVVTTVVVAALSEIDCVTSPDVEQSTSGRQANSDSTSGASLAVTFGSGGLAGLDNSNTGCEPELGIVGRWARLLDFGGIPLQISDLIFGEYEEELTPETELIPLPPSVAVVWWIVIVSVPAAVLWSRYRRLVT